In the Candidatus Korarchaeum sp. genome, one interval contains:
- a CDS encoding energy-coupling factor ABC transporter permease yields MHIPDGFLDPLVSLSLYAISLAIVIYSGRRYFREGGSVYYLSVIAAAIFAAQMLNWPIPGGTSAHFVGGAFASIFLGPFGACLAMFMNLVVQCLLMGDGGITALGANAFNMAVVDVFAGYAIYKASLKYLGRRFLAAFLGGWIGITLAAVTCGFELGLSPSFGYPLSITVPVMGMWHLALGVIEGIATGLLVKYLSSRGLIR; encoded by the coding sequence ATGCATATCCCGGACGGCTTCCTGGACCCGCTCGTATCTCTCTCGCTCTATGCCATATCGCTAGCCATCGTGATCTACTCAGGAAGGAGGTACTTCAGGGAGGGGGGAAGCGTATACTACCTCTCTGTAATTGCTGCAGCAATATTCGCGGCTCAAATGTTGAATTGGCCGATCCCCGGTGGTACATCAGCGCATTTCGTTGGGGGAGCGTTCGCATCTATTTTCCTGGGCCCATTCGGAGCTTGCTTAGCTATGTTCATGAACTTAGTCGTTCAATGCCTCTTGATGGGGGACGGGGGGATCACAGCCCTAGGAGCTAACGCGTTCAACATGGCTGTAGTAGATGTCTTCGCAGGTTACGCGATATATAAAGCTAGCTTGAAGTACCTAGGGAGGAGATTCTTAGCAGCTTTCCTCGGTGGCTGGATCGGGATAACTCTAGCAGCCGTAACTTGCGGTTTCGAGCTGGGCCTATCTCCCAGCTTCGGCTATCCCCTGAGCATCACTGTCCCCGTGATGGGGATGTGGCACTTGGCCCTCGGCGTGATAGAGGGCATAGCCACTGGCCTCTTAGTGAAATACCTCTCATCGAGGGGGTTGATAAGATGA
- a CDS encoding cobalamin biosynthesis protein, which yields MRKSYIAIIILVLISPLFGVIGANIFGYREPLDLAAEIIGIKESEPLWRGIFPDYTVPGLPDELGYIIAGFVGVSILLLPALIERGRVEGSR from the coding sequence ATGAGGAAGAGCTACATCGCGATAATAATTCTCGTGCTCATAAGCCCGCTCTTCGGAGTGATAGGAGCTAATATCTTTGGCTACAGGGAACCACTGGACTTAGCAGCTGAGATCATAGGGATTAAGGAATCCGAGCCCCTATGGAGGGGGATATTCCCAGATTACACAGTCCCAGGGCTGCCGGATGAGTTAGGTTACATAATAGCTGGATTCGTAGGCGTCTCCATCCTCCTGCTCCCCGCTCTGATCGAGAGGGGTAGAGTTGAGGGGAGTAGATAG
- a CDS encoding energy-coupling factor ABC transporter ATP-binding protein produces the protein MKLCVNDVSYSYPDGTKAIEGVSLCISSGEIVCLLGPNGSGKSTLLLLLAGLIKPTSGTITLDGENLGRDYRKICGILFQNPSDQLIAPTVGEDVSLGPRQLKLGHQEIERRVKGALEALELLGLEDRSPFRLSGGEIARVALAGLLALDPEVYLLDEPSSSLDLRGMGALMEILRELKERGKIVVIATQDSDLASEVADKVYIFNKGKLISGGRVDILYEAPLEEIGVKAPATVKICKELSHFLNECPLRMDDLINTLKRALSSSRD, from the coding sequence ATGAAGCTCTGCGTTAATGACGTGAGCTACTCTTACCCAGATGGGACTAAGGCAATTGAGGGCGTGAGCCTCTGCATCTCCTCAGGCGAGATAGTTTGCCTCTTAGGGCCTAATGGATCTGGGAAGAGCACGCTCCTCTTACTACTGGCGGGCCTAATAAAGCCGACTTCAGGAACTATAACTCTAGATGGGGAGAATTTAGGGAGGGATTACAGGAAGATATGCGGTATCCTCTTTCAGAACCCATCCGATCAGTTAATAGCTCCTACTGTGGGAGAGGACGTCTCCTTGGGGCCGAGGCAACTGAAATTGGGACATCAGGAGATAGAGAGGAGGGTTAAAGGAGCATTAGAAGCTCTAGAGCTCCTAGGTCTCGAGGATAGATCACCTTTCAGGCTAAGTGGAGGTGAGATCGCTAGAGTTGCGCTAGCAGGTCTCTTGGCATTGGACCCGGAGGTGTACTTACTGGACGAGCCTTCCTCATCCCTGGATCTGAGGGGCATGGGGGCCCTCATGGAGATCCTGAGGGAGCTCAAGGAGAGGGGGAAGATAGTAGTGATAGCTACTCAGGATTCTGATCTAGCCTCAGAAGTCGCGGATAAAGTATATATATTTAATAAGGGAAAGCTGATCTCCGGGGGAAGAGTGGACATTTTATATGAGGCTCCCCTAGAGGAAATAGGCGTGAAAGCTCCTGCAACAGTGAAGATATGCAAAGAACTGTCTCATTTCCTCAATGAATGCCCTCTCAGAATGGATGATCTGATAAATACCCTTAAGAGAGCACTTTCATCCTCTAGGGACTAG
- a CDS encoding CopG family ribbon-helix-helix protein — MSRVSRTAISVPRELMRDLDYLLSRLNLRSRSKAISEAITLYIAERYWALSDVEGEVAGAIIMVYDHHKGSEIAGVQHKYLDLIRSTSHVHIDEERCMEVLMVLGPLSRVRELFKELQALGVAEVLKPFLVPRG, encoded by the coding sequence ATGAGTAGAGTATCTAGGACAGCTATATCTGTACCTAGAGAACTGATGAGGGATCTGGATTACCTCCTCTCTCGACTGAATTTGAGGAGCAGATCCAAAGCTATATCCGAAGCTATAACCCTCTACATCGCTGAGAGGTACTGGGCCCTCTCCGATGTGGAGGGGGAAGTTGCTGGTGCTATAATAATGGTTTACGATCATCATAAGGGAAGCGAGATCGCTGGAGTCCAGCATAAATACTTGGATCTGATAAGATCTACATCTCATGTCCACATCGATGAGGAGAGGTGCATGGAAGTTCTGATGGTCCTGGGACCCCTCTCCAGGGTCAGGGAGCTCTTCAAGGAACTCCAAGCCCTAGGTGTAGCTGAGGTCCTCAAGCCCTTCCTAGTCCCTAGAGGATGA
- a CDS encoding CBS domain-containing protein, with translation MAFLRRKRELPLRVEDVMTTPAVTIKMDAPVEEAAKIMDEKRISSILVVDNNGKLVGIFTDRDLRFAAANGKIGKGIPIHMLMTENPITIAPNEPITEALRKMRDADVKHLPVVDKENKPIGVIAVRDVLDAVMMLIQLMTGQA, from the coding sequence TTGGCCTTCCTGAGGAGGAAGAGGGAGTTACCCCTGAGGGTAGAGGACGTGATGACGACCCCAGCTGTCACTATCAAGATGGATGCCCCTGTCGAAGAAGCTGCTAAAATAATGGATGAGAAGAGGATAAGCAGTATATTAGTAGTCGATAATAACGGGAAGCTCGTCGGGATATTCACTGACAGGGACCTGAGGTTCGCGGCTGCTAACGGTAAGATAGGGAAGGGTATCCCGATCCACATGCTGATGACGGAGAACCCGATAACGATAGCCCCGAACGAACCTATAACAGAGGCCCTCAGGAAGATGAGAGATGCAGATGTGAAGCATTTACCGGTCGTAGATAAGGAGAATAAGCCTATCGGCGTTATAGCTGTGAGAGACGTCCTAGACGCCGTAATGATGCTGATCCAACTGATGACGGGTCAAGCTTAA
- a CDS encoding arcadin 1 — MLTLSLEVTEVRKTQSGIVLSLSRPSGIEEIPPPESEEEAMMFQVMRAMEKYMRLPIPIAQPSVPAVTIILNEEEYDRIGRPTVGDSLRLVISKEEGGFRVGVDY, encoded by the coding sequence ATGTTGACGCTCAGCTTGGAGGTGACTGAAGTTAGGAAGACGCAATCGGGTATAGTGCTCTCGTTGAGCAGGCCTAGTGGTATAGAGGAGATCCCCCCTCCTGAGAGCGAGGAGGAGGCTATGATGTTCCAAGTGATGAGAGCTATGGAGAAGTACATGAGGCTGCCGATCCCGATAGCTCAACCATCTGTACCAGCGGTCACTATAATACTGAACGAGGAGGAGTACGACAGGATAGGCAGGCCCACTGTAGGGGACAGCTTGAGGTTGGTCATCTCGAAGGAAGAGGGTGGATTCAGGGTCGGTGTCGATTATTAA
- the yjjX gene encoding inosine/xanthosine triphosphatase: MIVAVGSTNPVKVEAVRRAFSLFWEVEVRGVDVESGVSKEPFGLDAIEGARNRARSALRALNADFGVGIEGGLFHLFGKYYCAGFVWIERRDGAHSTGMSGWFECPEAFLPDMLRGRELGDLMARLSGNENIKREEGAIGFFTRGAVKRVDLYTHGTLMALAKFIAAERWPR; the protein is encoded by the coding sequence ATGATAGTGGCAGTGGGCTCGACGAACCCCGTGAAGGTAGAGGCAGTGAGGAGGGCCTTCTCCCTTTTCTGGGAGGTAGAAGTCAGGGGAGTTGATGTCGAGAGCGGAGTCTCGAAGGAGCCCTTCGGCTTAGATGCTATAGAGGGGGCGAGGAACAGAGCTAGGAGCGCTCTGAGGGCATTGAATGCTGACTTCGGCGTCGGTATCGAGGGAGGGTTATTCCACCTCTTCGGCAAGTACTACTGCGCGGGTTTCGTCTGGATAGAGAGGAGGGACGGTGCCCACAGCACCGGTATGAGTGGGTGGTTCGAGTGCCCCGAGGCTTTCCTCCCAGATATGCTGAGGGGGAGGGAGCTAGGGGATCTAATGGCTAGGCTGAGTGGTAATGAGAACATAAAGAGGGAGGAAGGAGCTATCGGGTTCTTCACGAGGGGGGCGGTCAAGAGAGTCGATCTATATACGCATGGCACCCTAATGGCTTTAGCGAAATTCATAGCTGCTGAGAGGTGGCCGAGGTGA
- a CDS encoding 3-dehydroquinate synthase II: MRSKELIILADSSPDSVIERAIKMGLKVAAVDQSVKERLKGYLDPSLIVEVSEWPSEGELTLFKIRGPEDVEILRREASERKFLIESESWKIIPLENIIAELGGERIYAIADNLEEARSLLGVLEIGVKGVVIPVKDSAQLEGALRLSEEVNPLNLREARVTEVKQVGMGDRVCVDTTSILSKGEGMLVGGSASFLFLVHSENIESPFTSPREFRVNAGAVSNYLLAPGGKTLYLSEVRAGSEVLAVSVDGRRRVVSVGRAKVERRPMVLVRASSDGEEGWTVLQLAETIPLVKPDGSTVAVTDLKPGDRVLVYVSERRARHFGTAVDEFIEER; this comes from the coding sequence ATGCGATCTAAGGAGTTAATTATATTAGCGGACTCATCTCCTGACTCGGTCATTGAGAGAGCCATTAAGATGGGACTTAAAGTAGCTGCCGTAGATCAGAGTGTCAAAGAGAGGCTTAAGGGCTATTTAGATCCCTCCCTCATAGTAGAGGTGAGCGAGTGGCCCTCAGAGGGGGAGCTGACTCTCTTCAAGATAAGAGGGCCCGAGGATGTTGAGATCCTCAGGAGGGAAGCTAGCGAGAGGAAGTTTCTTATAGAGAGCGAGAGCTGGAAGATAATACCCCTAGAGAACATAATAGCTGAATTAGGTGGGGAGAGGATTTACGCTATAGCTGATAACTTGGAGGAAGCGAGATCTCTCTTAGGGGTCCTCGAAATCGGTGTTAAGGGAGTGGTGATCCCTGTGAAGGATTCCGCACAGCTCGAAGGAGCTCTGAGGCTCTCGGAAGAGGTAAACCCGCTTAACTTGAGGGAAGCTAGGGTCACTGAAGTCAAGCAAGTGGGCATGGGGGATAGGGTTTGCGTCGACACTACATCGATACTATCGAAAGGAGAGGGGATGCTAGTCGGGGGCTCAGCCTCCTTCCTCTTCTTAGTGCACAGTGAGAACATAGAATCCCCCTTCACATCACCTAGAGAGTTCAGGGTGAATGCGGGAGCTGTATCGAATTATCTGCTCGCTCCAGGTGGGAAGACGCTTTACCTCTCGGAGGTGAGAGCTGGGAGCGAGGTGCTAGCTGTCTCGGTCGATGGTAGGAGGAGGGTGGTCAGCGTGGGTAGGGCTAAAGTGGAGAGGAGGCCAATGGTCTTAGTGAGGGCTAGTAGCGATGGGGAGGAGGGATGGACAGTCCTACAGCTGGCTGAGACGATACCCCTAGTCAAACCAGATGGCTCGACAGTAGCTGTGACTGATCTGAAGCCGGGGGATAGAGTACTAGTTTACGTATCGGAGAGGAGAGCCAGGCACTTCGGTACAGCTGTAGATGAGTTCATAGAGGAGAGATGA
- a CDS encoding ASKHA domain-containing protein yields the protein MVRIKVIPSDVDLEVERGEIIGEALSEKLGFPLPCGGAGFCGGCAVRIIEGEVSEPRIEEALSGALERGMRLACMTRVLSDVVVEIPEIVPTASVSGIMPKLELDTSHLPNARGLGLAVDLGTTNIVGSLIELSSGKVIAESFVRNPQIAKGSDLITRIERAMRGEDMGLLAVEGIESLVSKLTGDRESISSLIIVANSVMQALLLGLDIRSLSSAPFDPPLKDWLTVPALEIGIELPEAIAIIPPAIGGFAGSDALADVVTTRLLGIGIPYLLIDLGTNSEVVLDTGDSVLVATAPAGSAFEMNAGGVGGIEEAVSEVRFEDGRWKLKYSRRPLGLTGSGLISAVAEMLRIGFIDESGRMRREFEGSISLSDDPKIEITQRDIREVQKGVSAIYSAWRILIDEASIEPERVVIAGTFGSNLKYEDALRIGLIPPVPEDNFISIGNSSLTGAKSIMMSRRAYELAKGILRTARHIDLTGKQNFPDIFIEGLMLRERGLRY from the coding sequence ATGGTGAGAATAAAAGTAATCCCCTCGGATGTCGATCTCGAAGTTGAGAGAGGCGAGATAATCGGAGAAGCTTTGAGTGAGAAGCTCGGATTCCCCCTACCTTGCGGCGGAGCTGGTTTCTGTGGCGGTTGTGCCGTTAGGATAATTGAGGGTGAAGTATCTGAACCTAGGATAGAGGAAGCGCTCTCCGGAGCTCTGGAGAGAGGGATGAGATTAGCTTGCATGACTAGAGTGTTGAGCGATGTCGTAGTTGAGATACCTGAGATAGTCCCCACTGCTTCAGTCTCGGGGATAATGCCCAAGCTGGAGCTAGACACATCGCACCTTCCTAATGCGCGCGGCCTAGGCCTAGCTGTGGACCTGGGGACTACTAACATAGTCGGTTCCCTCATCGAGCTCAGTAGCGGGAAGGTAATAGCTGAGAGCTTCGTCAGGAACCCCCAGATCGCTAAGGGGAGCGATCTAATCACTAGGATCGAGAGGGCGATGAGAGGAGAGGATATGGGGCTCCTAGCTGTGGAGGGGATCGAGTCCCTCGTATCCAAACTAACTGGGGATAGGGAGAGTATATCCTCCCTGATTATAGTCGCCAATTCCGTCATGCAAGCCTTACTGCTGGGCCTAGATATAAGATCCCTCTCCTCAGCCCCCTTCGATCCTCCCCTGAAGGACTGGCTGACAGTTCCAGCTCTAGAGATAGGAATAGAGCTGCCCGAAGCTATTGCTATAATTCCGCCAGCGATAGGCGGCTTCGCTGGATCCGATGCACTAGCTGATGTAGTCACAACTAGGCTCCTGGGGATAGGGATCCCCTACTTACTCATAGATCTCGGTACCAATAGCGAGGTAGTATTGGATACGGGCGATTCAGTACTCGTGGCTACAGCTCCAGCAGGTTCGGCGTTCGAGATGAACGCAGGAGGAGTGGGGGGGATAGAGGAGGCCGTTAGCGAGGTTAGATTCGAGGATGGGAGGTGGAAGTTGAAGTACTCGAGGAGGCCCTTAGGGCTCACGGGCTCCGGGCTAATATCGGCTGTAGCCGAGATGCTCAGGATAGGATTTATTGATGAGAGCGGGAGGATGAGGAGGGAATTCGAGGGGTCTATCTCTCTTTCAGATGATCCCAAGATAGAGATAACTCAGAGGGATATCAGGGAAGTTCAGAAGGGAGTTAGCGCTATTTACTCAGCTTGGAGGATCCTCATAGATGAAGCCTCGATCGAGCCGGAGAGGGTAGTCATAGCAGGGACCTTCGGGAGCAATTTGAAGTATGAGGACGCCCTCAGGATAGGATTGATACCTCCAGTTCCTGAGGATAACTTCATATCCATCGGCAACTCCTCTCTCACTGGGGCTAAATCGATTATGATGAGTAGGAGGGCCTACGAGTTAGCTAAGGGCATACTGAGGACAGCGAGGCACATCGACCTTACCGGAAAGCAGAACTTTCCGGACATCTTCATCGAGGGCTTGATGTTGAGGGAGAGGGGACTCCGATATTAG
- a CDS encoding ABC transporter ATP-binding protein has translation MSLVRTVGLKKHFPVLGGVLKRPVAWVKAVDGVDLWINKGETFGLVGESGCGKTTLAKTILRLHKPTSGYIFFDVPEDIVRKVISGDEKLRREYDLALMNGRKLMEYRRRMQIVFQNPLTALNPRMMVKDIVAEPLIVQGIAKGDEAYEIVLRALEEVGLGREHMWRYPHEFSGGQRQRIAIARAIITKPDFIVLDEPTSSVDVSVRARLINLFKELQRKYNLTYLFISHDLSLVQVVSDRIGVMYLGKIVEVADSKEIFERPLHPYTQALFSAKPIPDPTVKRKRIVLQGDVPSPVNPPKGCRFHPRCFRRFDPCDKEEPPLVEAELGHWVACHLYH, from the coding sequence ATGAGTCTCGTAAGGACAGTAGGCTTGAAGAAACATTTTCCCGTACTAGGTGGAGTCTTGAAGAGGCCTGTGGCATGGGTTAAGGCGGTCGATGGAGTCGATCTCTGGATAAACAAGGGGGAGACCTTCGGGCTCGTTGGGGAATCGGGTTGCGGGAAGACTACTCTGGCGAAGACTATACTGAGGCTCCATAAACCTACCTCCGGCTATATATTCTTCGATGTCCCTGAGGACATCGTAAGGAAAGTAATCTCAGGCGATGAGAAGCTCAGGAGAGAGTACGATCTAGCCCTTATGAACGGGAGGAAGCTCATGGAGTACAGGAGGAGGATGCAAATCGTCTTCCAAAATCCATTGACAGCCCTGAACCCTAGGATGATGGTCAAGGATATAGTAGCTGAGCCTCTGATAGTCCAAGGAATAGCGAAGGGAGACGAAGCTTATGAGATCGTCCTGAGAGCTTTGGAGGAAGTTGGACTAGGGAGAGAGCATATGTGGCGTTACCCCCATGAGTTCTCGGGAGGCCAGAGGCAGAGGATAGCGATAGCTCGCGCTATAATAACAAAGCCGGATTTCATCGTGCTGGACGAGCCCACTTCCAGCGTGGATGTATCTGTCAGGGCTAGGCTCATAAACTTGTTCAAGGAACTCCAGAGGAAGTACAACTTAACTTACCTCTTCATAAGCCACGATCTATCTCTCGTTCAAGTGGTAAGTGATAGAATTGGTGTGATGTATTTAGGAAAAATAGTCGAAGTCGCGGACTCTAAGGAGATATTTGAGAGGCCACTGCATCCCTATACTCAGGCATTGTTCTCAGCTAAACCGATCCCAGATCCCACAGTGAAGAGAAAGAGGATAGTGCTCCAGGGGGATGTCCCGAGCCCAGTGAATCCACCTAAGGGCTGCAGGTTCCATCCTAGATGCTTCAGGAGGTTTGATCCATGCGATAAGGAGGAGCCACCGCTCGTAGAGGCTGAGCTAGGGCATTGGGTAGCTTGTCATCTCTATCATTGA
- a CDS encoding ABC transporter ATP-binding protein — protein sequence MNVIEARDLYVRFYTYEGVVKAVDGVDLDVVSGETLGIVGETGSGKSVTTYALMNMVPPPGKITRGRVIYRKEGVEYVLTEMPENEIRKLRGSEIARIFQDPTAALNPVYKVGDQVAEAILIHRLDEMKKRALESSKGFSRNILSRSEDDWLVKFVKRVPLLRRFYWNPIKEETRKEVVRLLSLMGIPDPERVYSMYPHELSGGMQQRIVIAMALSCNPQVLIADEPTTNLDVTVEAQILELIKDLKEKFGTTLIYITHDMGVIAEISDRVAVMYAGNIVEIGDVYSIFKEPMHPYTKGLLESIPMPGRPIKDIPGSIPNLVDPPKGCRFHPRCERAMSICSTRKPKLVQVRPGRWVACFLYHSEGVEEE from the coding sequence ATGAACGTTATAGAGGCGAGAGACCTTTATGTCAGGTTCTACACGTATGAGGGCGTAGTTAAAGCTGTAGATGGCGTAGACCTAGATGTCGTGAGCGGCGAGACTCTAGGCATCGTTGGTGAGACGGGCAGCGGGAAGTCGGTCACTACTTATGCGTTGATGAATATGGTCCCCCCACCGGGGAAGATCACGAGGGGGAGGGTTATCTATAGGAAGGAAGGAGTGGAGTACGTGCTCACTGAGATGCCAGAAAATGAGATCAGGAAGCTCAGGGGATCAGAGATCGCTAGAATATTCCAGGATCCGACAGCAGCGTTAAATCCTGTCTATAAGGTAGGGGACCAAGTCGCAGAGGCCATATTGATACATAGGCTAGATGAGATGAAGAAAAGGGCCCTGGAATCTTCGAAGGGATTCAGCAGGAATATATTGAGCAGATCTGAGGACGATTGGCTTGTTAAGTTCGTAAAGAGGGTGCCATTACTCAGGAGATTCTACTGGAACCCGATAAAAGAGGAGACGAGGAAGGAAGTAGTCAGACTCCTCAGCCTTATGGGGATACCCGATCCCGAGAGAGTCTACTCAATGTACCCGCATGAGTTGAGCGGGGGAATGCAGCAGAGGATAGTTATAGCGATGGCCCTATCCTGCAACCCCCAGGTCCTCATAGCGGACGAACCGACGACTAACCTCGATGTGACTGTGGAAGCTCAGATACTGGAGCTTATAAAGGATCTCAAGGAGAAGTTCGGCACTACGCTCATCTATATAACGCATGATATGGGAGTTATCGCTGAGATCTCAGACAGGGTTGCCGTGATGTACGCTGGGAATATCGTGGAGATAGGGGATGTTTACTCCATATTCAAGGAACCAATGCATCCCTATACTAAGGGGCTCCTCGAGTCCATACCAATGCCGGGGAGGCCCATAAAGGATATCCCCGGTTCTATCCCGAATTTAGTGGATCCACCTAAGGGCTGCAGGTTCCATCCCAGGTGCGAGAGGGCTATGAGCATATGCTCCACCAGGAAGCCCAAGCTAGTTCAGGTGAGACCTGGTAGGTGGGTAGCCTGCTTCCTCTATCATTCCGAGGGAGTTGAAGAGGAATGA
- a CDS encoding ABC transporter permease, producing the protein MSSSIKRVPIRERFWYKELVFMLKRIRESPLSLIGTSIILFFILLAVLAPYIAPPRPGRDPFEIPRFGYVPTPSPPSPEHPFGLTEGQYDLFYGCVWGTITAFRVGFLGVSGSLLIGILVGALAGYFGGLLDDILMRIVDIIFAIPGLILAMAFVIALGQSLDNVIIALMLVGWPTYARLVRAGVLQVKVEDYVEAARAMGCSHSRILFKHILPNSIFPVFIVATLDMGSMVLTASALSFLGIGAPLGYADWGQLIALSRNWLLGVPGDPFAYWYTYTYPGIFIFMFVLGWNLLGDAFRDILDPTLRRR; encoded by the coding sequence ATGAGCTCCTCAATTAAGAGAGTCCCGATAAGAGAGAGGTTTTGGTATAAAGAACTAGTCTTCATGCTCAAGAGGATAAGAGAGAGCCCTCTTTCCCTGATAGGCACATCAATAATACTATTCTTCATACTACTGGCCGTTCTAGCGCCTTATATAGCCCCTCCGAGACCGGGCAGGGACCCTTTCGAGATACCGAGGTTCGGTTATGTCCCCACCCCTTCCCCTCCGAGTCCTGAGCATCCCTTCGGACTCACAGAAGGTCAGTATGATCTCTTCTATGGTTGCGTTTGGGGGACGATAACTGCGTTCAGAGTAGGTTTCCTAGGGGTATCCGGCTCCCTCCTAATAGGGATCCTCGTGGGAGCTCTAGCCGGGTACTTCGGAGGTCTCCTAGACGATATACTTATGAGGATAGTCGACATAATCTTCGCTATACCCGGCCTCATACTCGCGATGGCATTCGTGATAGCCTTAGGCCAGAGCCTCGATAACGTCATAATAGCGTTGATGCTCGTCGGTTGGCCTACGTACGCGAGGCTAGTCAGGGCTGGAGTGCTCCAAGTCAAGGTGGAGGATTACGTGGAAGCTGCTAGAGCGATGGGCTGCTCTCACTCCAGGATATTATTCAAGCACATACTACCGAACAGTATATTTCCTGTTTTCATTGTGGCTACTCTCGACATGGGGTCCATGGTGCTCACGGCATCGGCCCTGAGCTTCCTCGGTATAGGAGCTCCTTTGGGCTATGCAGACTGGGGCCAGCTCATAGCCCTCTCAAGGAACTGGCTCCTCGGCGTTCCTGGAGATCCATTCGCGTACTGGTATACTTACACCTATCCGGGGATATTCATCTTCATGTTCGTGCTAGGGTGGAATCTCCTGGGAGATGCCTTCAGGGACATATTGGACCCGACCCTCAGGAGGAGGTGA